Part of the Vigna angularis cultivar LongXiaoDou No.4 chromosome 1, ASM1680809v1, whole genome shotgun sequence genome, ATTTGTATTTCTCTTGAAAAGTTGATGTTGTTAGGTTGATAAGTTAGTAATTTTATATGAGAAGCATAGACCATATCACAAGTTAGTGTTTGTGATTTTGGACCCACCACACATGCAGTAAAGACAAAATCCATTATTGTTTTCAATTGCATTTGTTTTTGAAGACTGAATCCCTAACCCTAACACCTGTTTCTAACACTGAAAATAACTGACACAtgggaaaataaagaaaacaactaCTCAGGCCATGATTGATCACAAAAgtaaagaagatgaaaattgaagaataataaattaagaaaaatatataaaacaaaataaaatgttatgaaagttttgtaatttgattgattcaataaaagataaaaaagaaataaaacatatgtaattatattttgtaatttaattgaaCATTATTAATGTTGGCAACTGTCAGTAAGGTTTGTGCTTGGACTGAGTGATTGATGTTTCTTCTTTAAAGCAAACCCAAGAAAGCTTAAATGGTAGTTACCAAATTGGTAACCTTGATGAAACAATGTTCAACTGTGAAGCAGGCAAAGCAAATTCATGCCCACATATTGATCAATGGTTTTACTTTTCTTCAACCCCTTTTAATTCATCACATGCTTCTTTGGGATGTCCCTAACTATAGAACTGTGGCACACTATGCCTACTCAATGCTTCACTATTTGCACAATCCAGATTCCTTCTCGTGGGGTTGTGTTATTCGGTTCTTCTCTCAAAAGGGTCTATTCACCGAAGCTGTTTCTCTATATGTTGAAATGTGCAGGATGAGATTGTATCCAACTTCACATGCTATCTCCTCCGCACTCAAGTCATGTGCTAGGATTCAGAACTTGTTGGGAGGTGTATCAATTCATGGGCAAGTTCATGTGTTTGGATTTCATACTTGTGTTTATGTACAAACAGCCCTTCTTGATTTGTACTCGAAAATGGGTGACATGGTGACTGCTACACACGTGTTTGATGAAATGGCTGAGCGAAATGTGGTTTCTTGGAATTCTTTGTTATCTGGCTATCTAAATGCAGGTAACTTGGATGAGGCccaagattttttttatcagattcCCAAGAAAGATGTTATATCTTGGAACTCTATGATATCTGGGTATGCTAAGGCAGGAAATATGGATCAGGCGTGTACTTTGTTTCAAATAATGCCAGAGAGAAACCTGGCCTCTTGGAATGCAATGATCACTGGTTTCATTGATTGTGGAAGCATAGTGTCAGCAAGAGAACTTTTTGATGCAATGCCCAGGCGAAACTGTGTATCTTGGATAACAATGATTGCTGGATATTCGAAGGGTGGGGATGTTGATTCTGCTCGTAACCTCTTTGACCAGATGGATCACAAAGATTTGCTCTCGTATAATGCTATGATATCTTGTTATGCTCAAAATAGCAAACCCAAGGAAGCCCTTGCACTATTTAATGATATGGTTAAACCCAACATCTACATACATCCAGATAAAATGACTTTTGCTAGTGTTATATCAGCTTGTTCTCAATTGGGGGATCTGGAACATTGGTCCTGGATTGAGTCACGTATGAATGACTTTGGAATTGTTTTGGATGATCATTTGGCTACTGCTTTAATTGATTTGTACGCAAAGTGTGGAAGCATTGGCATGGCATAC contains:
- the LOC108324944 gene encoding pentatricopeptide repeat-containing protein At4g22760 yields the protein MVVTKLVTLMKQCSTVKQAKQIHAHILINGFTFLQPLLIHHMLLWDVPNYRTVAHYAYSMLHYLHNPDSFSWGCVIRFFSQKGLFTEAVSLYVEMCRMRLYPTSHAISSALKSCARIQNLLGGVSIHGQVHVFGFHTCVYVQTALLDLYSKMGDMVTATHVFDEMAERNVVSWNSLLSGYLNAGNLDEAQDFFYQIPKKDVISWNSMISGYAKAGNMDQACTLFQIMPERNLASWNAMITGFIDCGSIVSARELFDAMPRRNCVSWITMIAGYSKGGDVDSARNLFDQMDHKDLLSYNAMISCYAQNSKPKEALALFNDMVKPNIYIHPDKMTFASVISACSQLGDLEHWSWIESRMNDFGIVLDDHLATALIDLYAKCGSIGMAYELFHGLRKRDLVAYSAMIYGCGINGKASDAIKLFEQMLAECIIPNLVTYTGLLTAYNHAGLVEKGYQCFNSMKNYGLVPSIDHYGVMVDLLGRAGYLDEAYKLIINMPMQPNAGVWGALLLACRLHNNVDLGEIAVQHCIKLESDTTGYCSLLSSIYASVGKWDDSKKMRKGVEAKEIIRIPGCSWTSNLTAP